A stretch of the Epinephelus fuscoguttatus linkage group LG2, E.fuscoguttatus.final_Chr_v1 genome encodes the following:
- the obi1 gene encoding ORC ubiquitin ligase 1 — MALNFQTSTLSLTLPISCQICLGKVKQPVICANHHVFCSSCMKMWLKKASQCPTCRVPITAESPCREIIGGTNESDHNDSPSMRKCLRKTRGELLLREYEEEIEGLIRENEELKAKTQSLESQLKTALDPCSINTVQADDKKVEPYVLEEWTNKLRAATDVCDKVKQDMDKLKEANKALRSQNVDLVQENMRLKAEVVSRSPQKFGRYTVAALEAKIQQYERDVDHLKRALERSDQYIEDLESRVRKSEKTHPEEQKACGSSKVGSENLSQQQKINMMMRSLSDTERASICSIPVAEGRTFSRNHNSMFMPSADHKESDKIGNQKNEDLESTSSDFLPTTPSAAFRSLTLRSPGIREKKVAFKPASYLRRLDFEEFPSPGKSCSTMENQFSSLDKFIKGLPANTDVEPSQSVFWGGWQRSKSNDESCPGPSKESSVKGTPSATLVGDEPDGFRMSSEASMDAAYLDKISELDSMMLDGESSSSRGSQPSLASSPPTDLDNTLVPEPQTCPDVLSSHGSKPRDQKNHPPLVMGGTLNDREAQKGSAEGSFAALVSGRKSGAHVPNRAGHDGPSQTDELSFDLLFDSLEESKAGPSGPLSPASQDHDHVNPSSFTSCTGKPVNTTRDRHALNISQPTKRKSHSPFNTSSPTKLSKLM, encoded by the exons ATGGCTCTCAACTTTCAGACAtccactctgtctctgactttgCCGATTTCGTGTCAGATATGTCTCGGAAAG GTTAAGCAGCCGGTCATTTGTGCCAACCACCACGTGTTCTGTTCATCCTGCATGAAAATGTGGTTAAAGAAAGCTAGCCAGTGTCCCACCTGCAGAGTCCCCATCACGGCAGAGAGCCCATGCAGAGAAATCATCG GAGGCACAAATGAGAGCGATCACAACGACAGTCCCTCCATGAGAAAATGTCTCAGAAAAACCAGAGGAGAACTGCTTTTGCGGGAGTATGAG GAGGAAATTGAAGGACTCATCAGAGAAAACGAGGAGCTGAAAGCAAAAACTCAGAGTCTTGAGTCACAACTGAAGACTGCTTTGGATCCCTGCAGCATTAATACAGTGCAAGCAGATGACAAAAAAGTGGAACCCTATGTCCTGGAGGAATGGACCAACAAGCTGCGAGCTGCCACAGATGTTTGTGATAAAGTAAAGCAGGACATGGATAAGCTAAAGGAG GCAAATAAGGCATTACGATCTCAAAATGTCGACCTTGTACAAGAGAATATGAGATTGAAAGCAGAGGTGGTGAGCAGATCTCCTCAGAA GTTTGGACGTTATACAGTGGCAGCACTAGAAGCTAAAATCCAGCAGTATGAGCGTGACGTGGACCACTTGAAGAGAGCTCTTGAGCGCAGTGACCAGTACATTGAAGACCTGGAGTCTCGGGTCAGAAAGTCTGAGAAGACACATCCTGAAGAGCAGAAAGCATGCGGCAGTAGCAAGGTTGGGTCAGAAAATCTctcacagcaacagaaaatcaATATGATGATGAGAAGTTTGAGTGATACTGAGAGGGCGTCGATCTGCAGCATTCCGGTGGCAGAGGGCCGAACATTTTCTAGAAATCACAATTCGATGTTCATGCCATCTGCAGATCACAAAGAGTCTGATAAGATTGGAAACCAGAAAAACGAGGACTTGGAAAGCACCTCCTCTGACTTTTTACCCACAACTCCATCCGCTGCCTTCCGGTCCCTGACTCTGAGAAGCCCCGGGATCCGTGAAAAGAAAGTCGCATTTAAGCCTGCGTCTTATCTGAGGAGGctcgattttgaagagtttcctAGTCCTGGCAAGAGTTGCAGCACCATGGAGAACCAATTTAGCAGCCTTGACAAGTTCATCAAAGGCTTGCCTGCAAATACTGACGTGGAACCCTCACAGTCTGTTTTCTGGGGAGGTTGGCAGAGATCTAAATCTAACGATGAGTCATGCCCAGGTCCAAGTAAAGAAAGCTCAGTTAAAGGAACCCCATCCGCTACTCTTGTAGGTGATGAGCCTGATGGTTTCCGGATGTCCAGTGAGGCCTCCATGGATGCAGCTTACCTGGACAAAATCTCAGAGTTGGACTCCATGATGTTGGATGGAGAGAGTTCCAGTAGTCGGGGATCACAGCCCTCCCTGGCTTCCTCCCCTCCCACAGACTTAGACAACACTCTTGTCCCAGAACCACAAACCTGCCCAGATGTCTTGTCAAGCCACGGTAGCAAACCGCGTGACCAGAAGAACCACCCACCACTTGTCATGGGTGGCACCTTGAATGACAGAGAGGCCCAAAAAGGCTCTGCAGAGGGAAGTTTTGCTGCACTTGTGTCAGGTAGGAAGAGCGGTGCCCATGTCCCTAACCGTGCAGGGCATGATGGTCCCTCTCAGACTGACGAACTGTCTTTTGATTTGCTGTTTGATTCACTGGAGGAGAGTAAGGCTGGCCCCTCCGGCCCTCTGAGTCCAGCAAGCCAAGACCATGACCACGTAAACCCTTCCTCCTTCACCAGCTGCACTGGGAAACCTGTGAACACAACAAGAGACAGACACGCACTGAACATCAGCCAGCCAACAAAGAGAAAGTCTCACAGCCCCTTTAACACAAGCAGTCCCACAAAACTTTCAAAGCTCATGTAA